One window of Anaerolineales bacterium genomic DNA carries:
- a CDS encoding SRPBCC domain-containing protein — translation MKNEFTLTAEFNTNTETIYKAWISTQGHTLMTGSPAKVDGRAGGDFTAWDGYIWGTFLELDENQRILQSWRTSEFPEDAEDSQVEILLEEQDGKTKLTLVHTNIPVGQSESYKQGWEDFYFKPMREYL, via the coding sequence ATGAAAAACGAATTTACCCTTACTGCTGAATTCAATACCAACACGGAAACGATCTATAAAGCCTGGATATCCACGCAGGGGCATACGCTCATGACGGGCAGTCCCGCCAAAGTAGACGGGCGCGCAGGCGGCGATTTCACCGCCTGGGACGGTTACATCTGGGGTACGTTCCTGGAACTGGACGAGAACCAACGCATCCTGCAATCGTGGCGCACGAGTGAGTTCCCCGAAGACGCCGAGGACTCTCAAGTGGAAATCCTATTGGAAGAACAGGATGGAAAGACGAAACTTACGCTGGTACACACAAACATCCCCGTCGGTCAGTCAGAAAGTTATAAACAAGGCTGGGAGGATTTTTATTTCAAGCCGATGCGGGAGTACCTGTAG
- a CDS encoding DUF2877 domain-containing protein, with product MQLRAVSIGEAVPRETFQAQVRSVYESAVNLRLADEDRLLTVFLSDENELPQGIRISEEIPLRSLRVGLAVFTKGGILRFDSSPHSIDLRGAAVWNCPIPELSAEMSTVFAMRSWSSAWALLNEEQRRRRTEIIAGEIFQSNSGTPLNRKIGPPIMRLLDAAVQFDNEGAFRAAEEMIGLGPGVTPSGDDILLGFLAGLWSTAGEDQKKLSFIRSFGNMIMRLADRTSEISRTYLHHATRGQFSSSLSNLAQAIAAGEDIKSTAESALRVGHSSGTDSVTGLLIGLGVQNAGIRERIFESGNSR from the coding sequence ATGCAACTCCGTGCCGTATCCATAGGGGAGGCTGTCCCGCGCGAAACCTTTCAGGCGCAAGTCCGATCCGTGTACGAATCAGCGGTTAATCTGCGGCTTGCGGATGAAGACCGGCTCCTCACGGTCTTTCTTTCGGATGAAAACGAATTACCGCAGGGGATTCGGATTTCAGAGGAGATTCCGCTTCGATCGCTACGGGTGGGTTTGGCTGTTTTTACAAAGGGCGGGATATTACGTTTCGACTCGTCCCCTCATTCCATTGACCTGCGCGGCGCCGCCGTGTGGAATTGTCCCATCCCTGAACTCTCGGCGGAAATGTCAACCGTTTTCGCCATGCGCTCATGGTCATCTGCGTGGGCTTTGCTCAACGAAGAACAACGCCGAAGAAGAACCGAGATCATCGCCGGGGAAATATTTCAATCGAACTCTGGGACTCCATTGAACCGGAAAATCGGTCCGCCCATCATGCGGCTACTCGATGCGGCTGTGCAATTCGACAACGAGGGGGCATTTCGCGCCGCGGAAGAAATGATCGGTCTCGGTCCCGGAGTCACTCCATCCGGCGACGACATTTTGTTAGGTTTCCTGGCAGGGTTGTGGAGCACGGCTGGCGAAGATCAAAAGAAATTATCTTTCATCCGATCGTTTGGCAATATGATCATGCGGCTCGCTGATCGAACAAGCGAGATCAGCCGCACCTATTTGCATCATGCGACCCGGGGGCAGTTTTCCAGCAGCCTATCGAATCTTGCGCAGGCGATTGCGGCAGGCGAAGATATAAAATCGACCGCGGAATCCGCCTTGCGAGTCGGTCATTCCTCCGGCACGGATTCGGTCACCGGCTTGCTGATCGGGTTGGGCGTTCAAAACGCTGGGATACGGGAACGTATTTTTGAGTCTGGAAATTCCCGGTAG
- a CDS encoding HD domain-containing protein has protein sequence MDTPRFEEAWAYALHRLENGLSPKLLYHSVSHTRDDVVPGVSRLAAMEGIDGTELSLLITAAWFHDLGFVKQPQYHELISVRIATEVLPDYGFAYDQVETVKWAILATALPQKPQNLLEAILTDADLDVLGREDYRAGNSNLRRELALYGTEYTDAEWYSRQLAFLESHTYFTASARMLREGGEKKNRQDLITLLEKFVS, from the coding sequence ATGGACACCCCGCGATTCGAAGAAGCCTGGGCGTACGCCTTGCATCGACTGGAGAACGGGCTTTCACCGAAACTTTTATATCACAGCGTTTCTCATACGCGCGATGACGTCGTCCCCGGCGTATCGCGGCTGGCGGCGATGGAAGGAATTGATGGGACCGAATTATCATTGCTCATCACCGCGGCATGGTTTCATGATCTTGGTTTCGTCAAACAACCCCAATATCACGAATTGATCAGCGTCCGCATCGCGACGGAGGTTTTGCCGGATTATGGTTTCGCCTACGATCAGGTGGAAACCGTGAAATGGGCGATCCTGGCAACAGCCCTTCCACAAAAGCCGCAAAACCTGCTTGAAGCGATCCTCACCGACGCCGACCTCGATGTGCTCGGGCGCGAGGATTACAGGGCGGGCAACAGCAACCTGCGAAGAGAACTCGCTTTGTACGGCACGGAATATACCGACGCGGAATGGTACAGCCGTCAACTGGCTTTTCTCGAATCGCATACTTACTTCACCGCCTCGGCGCGCATGTTGAGGGAGGGCGGAGAGAAAAAGAACCGTCAGGATCTGATAACACTTCTCGAAAAATTTGTAAGTTGA
- a CDS encoding SpoIIE family protein phosphatase, whose product MSTDKNSNNTLDLSGIPLFRSLPQKTIAQIRKTYKTWDAQAGSHVLEEGNLGDEFYVILKGRVEIVRALGTPEESFLGMRYPGEFIGEVGLLNQGSPRTATARVVEDARLMTVKYSEFNELLKVHPELAYEMASALGARLTESLNETIQYLRGKNEELQKAYDDLRAAQAQIIEKEKLEHSLRVARTIQYSILPTRIPQMEGYDIGALMIPAQAVGGDFYGVYPLDDENMALIVGDVSDKGVPSAIFMAQCHALLRSSIGRDVSVKNVVERVNSLLCEMNASGLFVTVIYGILNKPTGEFRYTRAGHELPMVLDAQGKAFFPEMGKSMVLGLFDRPMLEEQVVTIPRGGLLLLYTDGAADARYEDDLPFGLDGVVQTMQRLGTQIPAQKICQGIFDSAVEFQQGAPQFDDITLLAVRRTG is encoded by the coding sequence ATGAGCACTGATAAGAATTCGAATAATACTTTGGATCTGAGCGGCATTCCTTTATTCCGCTCCCTGCCGCAAAAGACCATCGCCCAAATCAGAAAGACATACAAAACATGGGATGCCCAAGCCGGTTCGCATGTGCTGGAGGAGGGGAATCTCGGCGACGAGTTTTACGTCATCTTGAAAGGGCGGGTCGAGATCGTGCGCGCATTGGGGACGCCCGAAGAATCGTTTTTGGGAATGCGCTATCCGGGCGAATTCATCGGTGAGGTGGGATTGTTGAACCAGGGCTCGCCGCGCACCGCAACGGCAAGAGTGGTGGAAGACGCCCGCCTGATGACCGTGAAGTATTCCGAATTCAATGAACTTCTCAAGGTCCACCCCGAGTTGGCGTATGAAATGGCAAGCGCGTTGGGAGCGCGGCTGACCGAATCTCTGAACGAGACCATCCAATACCTGCGGGGCAAAAACGAGGAATTGCAAAAAGCATACGACGATCTGCGCGCCGCCCAGGCTCAGATCATCGAAAAAGAAAAACTGGAACACAGCCTGCGGGTCGCGCGCACGATCCAGTATAGCATTTTGCCGACAAGGATTCCCCAGATGGAAGGCTACGACATCGGGGCGTTGATGATCCCCGCCCAGGCAGTGGGAGGCGATTTCTACGGGGTGTATCCGCTCGATGACGAGAACATGGCGTTGATCGTCGGTGATGTCTCGGATAAGGGCGTTCCATCCGCCATCTTCATGGCGCAATGTCACGCGCTGTTACGATCCTCAATCGGGAGGGATGTGAGCGTAAAGAATGTGGTCGAAAGGGTCAATAGTTTGTTATGTGAGATGAACGCCAGCGGGTTGTTCGTCACGGTCATCTACGGGATATTGAACAAACCTACAGGGGAGTTCCGATATACGCGCGCGGGGCATGAACTTCCCATGGTCCTCGATGCGCAAGGCAAAGCCTTTTTTCCCGAAATGGGCAAAAGCATGGTGCTTGGCCTTTTCGATCGGCCGATGCTCGAGGAACAAGTGGTAACGATTCCCCGGGGTGGTTTGCTGTTGTTGTATACCGACGGCGCCGCCGATGCCAGATACGAGGATGATTTGCCTTTCGGCTTGGATGGAGTCGTCCAAACCATGCAGCGCCTCGGGACTCAAATCCCCGCGCAGAAAATTTGCCAGGGAATCTTTGACTCCGCGGTGGAGTTCCAGCAGGGCGCGCCTCAATTCGATGACATCACCCTGCTGGCGGTGCGGAGAACGGGGTGA
- a CDS encoding PaaI family thioesterase — translation MTTLAFQDYYPEHLAHCYGCGKLNDLGHQIKSYWDGDESVCHFQPKPYHTAIPGYVYGGLLASLIDCHGTGTAAAAGYRAENRAMDTEPPLRYLTASLRVDYLKPTPMGPTLEVRARVKEVKGRKVVVEEWIQANGVITVKGEVVAVQVPEEMVKELLENGVE, via the coding sequence ATGACCACTCTCGCTTTTCAAGATTATTACCCCGAACATCTCGCCCATTGTTATGGATGCGGCAAATTGAACGATCTCGGTCACCAGATCAAAAGTTACTGGGATGGGGACGAATCCGTTTGCCATTTTCAACCAAAGCCATATCACACCGCCATTCCCGGTTATGTTTATGGCGGATTGCTTGCGTCATTGATCGACTGTCACGGCACGGGCACAGCCGCGGCAGCGGGTTATCGCGCCGAAAACCGCGCCATGGATACCGAGCCCCCGCTTCGTTACCTCACCGCATCTTTGCGTGTGGATTACCTCAAGCCCACGCCGATGGGACCGACTCTCGAAGTCCGCGCGCGGGTGAAGGAAGTAAAGGGACGAAAGGTGGTGGTCGAAGAATGGATTCAAGCGAACGGGGTTATCACAGTTAAAGGGGAAGTGGTCGCTGTGCAGGTGCCCGAGGAGATGGTCAAGGAATTATTGGAGAATGGCGTAGAATAA
- a CDS encoding isopentenyl phosphate kinase family protein, with translation MTNELILLKLGGSLITDKDKDYTPRLDKLKELSLEIKAAQDSAPGLSLILGHGSGSFGHVAAKKHGTRNGVHTKEQWLGFAEVRYQAAELNRYVLQSLLEAGIPALPFPPSASMISDGRKVIHHNVETIRRALKAGLLPVVQGDVAFDDSLGGTILSTEDVFAFLVAEFSASRILLAGLEAGVWEDFPARTRLVKQIRLADYEAMRGGIQGSASTDVTGGMKAKVEEMFALIQKHKGLTAQIFAAEEPGQLTRALRGENVGTLLSS, from the coding sequence ATGACGAACGAACTCATTCTTCTCAAACTGGGCGGATCGCTCATCACCGATAAAGATAAAGATTACACCCCGAGATTGGACAAACTGAAGGAACTCTCGCTGGAGATCAAAGCGGCTCAGGACTCCGCTCCCGGCTTGTCTCTGATCCTCGGGCATGGGTCAGGCTCGTTCGGCCACGTCGCCGCGAAAAAGCACGGAACCCGAAACGGAGTCCATACAAAAGAACAATGGCTGGGTTTTGCCGAAGTCCGTTATCAGGCGGCGGAACTGAATCGGTACGTCCTGCAATCCCTGCTCGAAGCAGGGATTCCCGCCCTGCCCTTCCCGCCGTCTGCTTCGATGATCTCCGATGGCCGCAAGGTGATTCACCACAACGTCGAAACGATCCGCCGCGCTTTGAAAGCCGGGCTCCTGCCTGTGGTGCAGGGAGATGTCGCGTTCGACGATTCACTGGGCGGGACAATCCTTTCCACCGAGGACGTCTTTGCCTTCCTTGTCGCTGAATTTTCCGCATCCCGAATTCTTTTGGCAGGGCTGGAAGCAGGCGTATGGGAGGACTTCCCGGCGAGGACAAGGCTGGTGAAACAGATTCGACTCGCAGATTACGAAGCGATGCGGGGTGGCATCCAAGGCTCAGCCAGCACCGACGTCACCGGTGGGATGAAAGCCAAAGTGGAGGAAATGTTCGCCCTGATCCAAAAACACAAAGGGCTGACCGCCCAGATCTTTGCCGCCGAGGAACCCGGCCAGCTCACCCGCGCCCTACGGGGTGAAAATGTGGGTACGCTTCTCTCGTCATAA
- a CDS encoding formate--tetrahydrofolate ligase, translated as MATKVKSAKKGAKAKAKPKKAVKKTLPKTGAFQPTKLKLLRPVPSDIEIAQAGKLKPILQIAQELGIKENELELFGPYKAKIKLEILDRLAKRKNGKYIDVTAITPTPLGEGKTTTTVGVSQALGAHLGKKVMTVIRQPSQGPTFGIKGGAAGGGYSQIIPMEDFNLHLTGDIHAITAAHNLCAAALDARMLHEKETPDDEKLFNALCPPDKKGNRRFSPSMLRRLKKLGINKTNPNDLTPEERSRFARLDIDPNGIQWRRVIDVNDRFLREIQVGLGKDEAGHEHRSGYDITVASEIMAILALTTSLEDMRDRLGRMVVAVNKKGEAVTAEDLGVAGALTVLMKDAIKPNLMQTLEGTPAIVHAGPFANIAHGQSSIIADKIALKMADYVITESGFGADIGMEKFMDIKCRYSGLTPHVVVLVATVRALKMHGGGPKVVAGKPLAPEYTDENLDLLKKGLPNMVQHIENALKYGVNVVVAVNSFATDTQAEVELVRESALKAGAMDAVVSRHWMEGGKGAIALAEAVVKACEKPSKFKFLYPLDISVKEKIETIAREIYRADGVDYTPEAEAKIEQFTKLGFGDLPLCMAKTHLSFTDKAEMKGAPRGFRITISDIRASVGAGFLYPLLGTMRTMPGLPTRPVFYDVDVDLKTGKVVGLF; from the coding sequence ATGGCAACCAAAGTCAAGTCCGCTAAAAAGGGTGCAAAAGCGAAAGCCAAACCCAAAAAGGCCGTTAAAAAGACACTTCCGAAAACCGGCGCATTCCAGCCGACAAAGCTGAAACTGCTGCGCCCCGTGCCTTCCGATATTGAGATTGCGCAGGCGGGGAAACTCAAACCGATCCTGCAGATCGCGCAGGAATTGGGGATCAAAGAGAATGAACTGGAGCTTTTTGGTCCTTACAAGGCAAAGATCAAGTTGGAAATTCTCGACCGCCTCGCCAAACGCAAGAACGGCAAATACATCGATGTGACCGCGATCACGCCGACCCCGCTCGGCGAAGGCAAGACCACGACGACGGTGGGCGTGTCGCAGGCGCTCGGTGCCCATCTTGGCAAAAAGGTAATGACCGTCATCCGCCAGCCTTCGCAGGGACCGACCTTCGGCATCAAAGGCGGCGCGGCAGGCGGCGGGTACTCCCAGATCATTCCGATGGAGGATTTCAACCTGCATCTCACCGGCGACATCCATGCCATCACCGCCGCGCATAACCTGTGCGCCGCAGCTTTGGATGCGCGCATGTTGCACGAAAAAGAAACTCCCGACGATGAGAAACTCTTCAACGCGCTCTGCCCGCCCGATAAAAAGGGCAATCGCAGGTTCTCCCCCTCCATGCTGCGCCGTTTGAAGAAACTCGGCATCAACAAAACCAATCCCAACGATCTGACGCCCGAAGAACGCTCCCGCTTTGCCCGCCTCGATATTGACCCGAACGGGATTCAATGGCGCCGCGTGATTGACGTGAACGACCGCTTCCTGCGTGAAATTCAGGTTGGACTCGGCAAGGATGAAGCGGGGCACGAGCATCGCTCCGGTTACGACATCACAGTCGCCTCCGAGATTATGGCGATACTTGCATTAACCACCAGCCTCGAAGATATGCGCGACCGACTCGGCCGCATGGTTGTCGCTGTGAACAAGAAGGGCGAAGCTGTCACCGCGGAAGACCTTGGCGTCGCTGGCGCGCTGACCGTCCTGATGAAGGATGCGATCAAACCGAACCTAATGCAGACACTAGAAGGGACGCCCGCCATCGTCCATGCGGGACCGTTCGCCAACATCGCGCATGGACAATCTTCGATCATTGCGGACAAGATCGCGTTGAAGATGGCTGATTACGTGATCACTGAATCCGGTTTCGGCGCGGACATCGGCATGGAAAAATTCATGGATATCAAGTGCCGTTATTCCGGACTCACACCGCATGTGGTCGTGCTGGTCGCGACAGTACGCGCGCTCAAGATGCACGGCGGCGGACCGAAAGTCGTCGCTGGCAAACCACTCGCGCCCGAATACACCGATGAAAATCTCGACCTGCTGAAGAAGGGCTTGCCCAACATGGTCCAGCACATCGAGAACGCGCTCAAATATGGCGTGAACGTCGTCGTCGCGGTCAATTCGTTCGCCACCGATACGCAGGCTGAAGTGGAACTCGTCCGCGAATCCGCGCTTAAAGCCGGCGCGATGGATGCGGTCGTTTCCCGCCACTGGATGGAAGGCGGCAAGGGAGCGATCGCATTAGCCGAGGCGGTCGTCAAAGCGTGCGAAAAACCCAGCAAGTTCAAATTCCTCTATCCGCTCGACATCTCCGTCAAGGAAAAGATCGAAACCATCGCCCGCGAGATCTATCGCGCCGACGGGGTGGATTACACTCCTGAAGCGGAAGCCAAGATTGAGCAATTCACCAAACTCGGCTTTGGCGACCTTCCGTTGTGCATGGCAAAGACCCACCTTTCCTTCACCGACAAAGCGGAGATGAAAGGCGCGCCGCGCGGCTTCCGCATCACGATCAGCGATATCCGCGCAAGCGTGGGCGCAGGCTTCCTCTATCCGCTCCTTGGTACGATGCGCACCATGCCGGGCCTTCCCACCCGTCCGGTCTTCTATGATGTGGATGTGGATTTGAAAACCGGCAAGGTCGTCGGCCTGTTCTAA
- the gatA gene encoding Asp-tRNA(Asn)/Glu-tRNA(Gln) amidotransferase subunit GatA, giving the protein MNLDSLTLSEQRDSIRSRQLSASDLAAACYRQIERLNPTLNAFITVVPPNNEEPHGKGHLTGIPIAVKDLFDTKGIRTTGGSKFFEDNIPTEDAFVVEKIKNAGGYIIGKTNTHEIALGVTNNNPHFGACRNPWDTTRTPGGSSGGSAVAVATGMASAAIGTDTGGSIRIPASLCGVVGLKPTYGRISLRGVLPLSWNLDHAGPITNRVEDAALMLQVMGGYDSGDPTSFKTLPGDFSSHMRDTIRDRKVAFAVGQFVDEVTEPEISGAVRKAADLYSDQGAAITEVNMDFLREAALANAVMTQADAAAFHRERLQEHPDWFGADVRQRLETGAGFTSSEYALARRTQAEVRRRCDNLFEEFDALILPTTPIAAPVLEGENAIERARLLTRFTSPFNLTGLPALSIPCGFTAEGLPMGLQIVCRAWNESGALRMGFAYQSATEWHKTKPVIASVTADRPA; this is encoded by the coding sequence ATGAACTTGGACTCCCTCACTTTATCTGAACAAAGAGATTCGATCAGAAGCCGGCAACTCAGCGCCTCGGACTTAGCCGCGGCTTGTTACCGTCAGATCGAGCGGCTCAACCCGACTCTGAATGCCTTCATCACGGTCGTCCCGCCGAACAATGAAGAGCCGCATGGAAAGGGTCATTTGACGGGCATCCCCATTGCCGTGAAAGACCTCTTCGACACAAAGGGCATTCGCACCACTGGCGGATCGAAATTCTTTGAAGATAATATCCCCACAGAAGATGCCTTCGTCGTGGAAAAGATCAAGAATGCGGGAGGGTATATTATCGGCAAGACCAATACGCATGAAATCGCATTGGGTGTCACCAATAACAATCCGCATTTTGGCGCATGCAGAAATCCATGGGACACTACCCGAACGCCCGGCGGCTCATCCGGCGGGAGCGCGGTCGCAGTCGCCACAGGCATGGCATCCGCCGCGATAGGCACCGATACCGGCGGCTCGATTCGCATCCCTGCTTCATTGTGCGGGGTTGTCGGTCTCAAACCCACTTATGGAAGAATCAGCCTGAGGGGCGTCCTACCGCTATCGTGGAATCTCGATCATGCCGGTCCGATCACCAATCGCGTCGAAGATGCGGCATTGATGTTACAGGTCATGGGTGGATACGACAGCGGCGATCCTACATCGTTCAAAACCCTGCCGGGCGATTTTTCGAGTCATATGCGCGACACCATCCGTGACCGCAAAGTGGCGTTTGCCGTTGGCCAATTCGTGGATGAGGTTACTGAACCCGAAATTTCGGGCGCAGTTCGCAAAGCGGCGGATTTGTATTCAGACCAGGGCGCTGCGATCACAGAAGTCAACATGGATTTCCTGCGCGAGGCGGCTCTCGCCAACGCTGTCATGACTCAGGCGGATGCAGCGGCGTTCCATCGGGAACGTTTACAGGAACATCCTGATTGGTTCGGGGCGGATGTCCGTCAACGGCTGGAAACGGGTGCAGGATTCACCTCCAGCGAGTATGCGCTTGCCCGGCGCACCCAGGCTGAGGTCCGGCGGCGATGCGATAATCTTTTCGAAGAGTTCGATGCGCTCATCCTTCCCACCACACCGATTGCGGCTCCCGTTCTCGAAGGGGAAAACGCCATCGAACGCGCTCGATTATTGACCCGCTTCACATCGCCCTTCAACCTGACAGGGCTGCCCGCGCTTTCCATCCCCTGCGGTTTTACGGCGGAAGGATTACCCATGGGGCTGCAGATCGTCTGCCGCGCATGGAACGAATCCGGTGCGCTGAGAATGGGATTCGCCTATCAATCGGCGACGGAGTGGCACAAAACGAAACCGGTCATTGCCTCAGTAACGGCGGATCGCCCGGCTTAA
- a CDS encoding WD40 repeat domain-containing protein: MKRATLIAWAVLRLPMLALAVYILRYQLLEMWEKAIGLEHTVAYMVYFLSTASTRAILYLFGAAALGAVIWLARKAGNTWKAKYLLAVAGAFILVFISFTFLFLVPNAFARALAVGALFAINTLPTECFSKRITASKILSALLLAGVGLVEALIPQVYLHWIADRVRNEKSKIAWEKFSPLAGVLIAPLFWVFLLTPFDNQRIITLGEKLHPEPAVEEFAEGDFNWIEFNASRQELYVVGLDTNFILAYDVNHLDSPPRRSKTPIDKTQSFAFNPDRQEIYSYNIVTRELLYFDTTELKLIRTIPVPGMATGDVWINWNPVTDSITIANETDKDDGISFYHIDRESGEFLPGDPLTNTPATYVVFHPQKPWLYFNSLRDTDLSTWDMRESRIVLQTETSPRTERMVFDTSHNEVLVASMVEGAVLRYDAETLEYRGKIWTSPGDRTLAFDPQRNLLLTGNFIDNRVRVVDLSTYQVIESYYIGPWIRTLALDVENGIAYVSTIRGLFKLSYAAPQP, encoded by the coding sequence ATGAAAAGGGCAACCCTGATCGCATGGGCGGTCCTGCGCCTGCCCATGCTGGCGCTGGCTGTTTACATACTACGATATCAATTGCTCGAAATGTGGGAAAAAGCCATCGGCTTGGAACATACGGTGGCATATATGGTGTATTTTTTGAGCACTGCATCCACGAGAGCGATCCTTTATCTCTTTGGGGCGGCAGCCTTGGGGGCGGTTATCTGGCTGGCTCGTAAAGCGGGTAATACCTGGAAAGCAAAGTATCTCCTTGCCGTTGCGGGCGCTTTTATCCTCGTGTTCATTTCCTTTACGTTCTTATTTCTTGTGCCAAACGCATTTGCGCGGGCTCTGGCAGTCGGGGCGCTTTTTGCCATCAACACGCTTCCAACGGAATGTTTTTCGAAACGGATCACCGCCTCGAAAATCCTGAGCGCCCTTTTGCTTGCAGGAGTGGGTCTGGTAGAGGCGCTGATCCCGCAAGTGTATCTTCACTGGATTGCAGACCGGGTTCGCAATGAAAAGTCCAAAATTGCATGGGAGAAGTTTTCCCCTCTCGCGGGCGTACTCATTGCCCCGTTATTCTGGGTATTCCTGCTCACGCCGTTCGACAATCAACGCATCATCACCCTCGGCGAAAAACTTCACCCCGAGCCTGCCGTGGAAGAATTCGCCGAAGGAGATTTCAATTGGATCGAGTTCAACGCCTCCCGGCAGGAATTGTACGTGGTGGGACTCGATACAAATTTTATCCTCGCCTATGATGTGAATCATCTGGATTCCCCGCCACGAAGATCAAAGACACCCATCGACAAGACCCAAAGCTTTGCCTTCAACCCCGACCGGCAGGAAATCTATAGCTACAACATCGTCACCAGGGAACTGCTGTACTTTGACACCACCGAGTTGAAACTCATCCGCACCATTCCCGTTCCCGGCATGGCAACCGGAGATGTGTGGATCAATTGGAATCCCGTCACAGATTCGATCACCATCGCAAATGAAACGGACAAGGATGACGGAATCTCTTTTTATCACATCGACCGCGAAAGCGGTGAGTTTCTGCCCGGCGACCCGCTCACGAATACCCCCGCCACGTATGTCGTTTTTCATCCTCAAAAACCATGGCTTTACTTCAATTCCTTACGGGATACCGACCTTTCCACATGGGATATGCGGGAATCCCGAATCGTCCTGCAAACCGAGACCAGCCCCCGCACGGAAAGAATGGTCTTCGACACCAGCCACAATGAAGTACTCGTCGCTTCGATGGTGGAAGGCGCCGTCCTGCGGTACGATGCGGAGACGCTTGAGTACAGGGGAAAAATCTGGACCAGCCCCGGAGACCGGACGCTGGCATTCGATCCTCAACGAAATTTATTACTTACGGGGAACTTCATCGATAACCGCGTGCGGGTCGTGGACCTAAGCACATATCAAGTCATCGAATCCTACTACATCGGTCCATGGATCCGCACGCTTGCGCTCGATGTGGAGAACGGGATCGCCTATGTTTCCACCATCCGTGGCTTGTTCAAATTGAGCTATGCCGCTCCGCAACCTTAA
- a CDS encoding PilZ domain-containing protein: MPEKRTVPRKKFNMYLRVLDDDTGETFGHMVEVSMMGFRLETETPHEAGKDFYLRIVLTPDIGPMPYIVFIAQSRWCKMDLIQPNLFQVGFELVEIHPDDRQAFMRIMEKYGK; this comes from the coding sequence ATGCCCGAAAAACGCACCGTTCCGCGCAAGAAATTCAACATGTACCTGCGCGTCCTGGACGACGATACGGGAGAAACTTTTGGCCATATGGTGGAGGTAAGCATGATGGGCTTCCGCCTGGAGACTGAAACTCCGCATGAGGCGGGAAAGGATTTCTACCTTCGCATCGTATTGACGCCTGATATTGGACCCATGCCTTATATCGTTTTCATCGCCCAAAGCAGGTGGTGCAAAATGGACCTGATCCAGCCGAACCTTTTCCAGGTGGGGTTTGAGTTGGTCGAGATCCATCCAGATGACAGGCAGGCATTCATGCGCATCATGGAAAAATACGGGAAGTAA
- a CDS encoding PIG-L family deacetylase yields the protein MTKKILAVLAHPDDESFGLGGTLALYAQKGYDTYYVCATRGEAGSADPEFLNGFKDTAEMRTDELMRAAKELGLKEVHFLGYRDSGMPGTEANHHPDAQINHPIEEVAGKVVKHIRDIKPDVVITFDPIGGYKHPDHIHIQKATVLAFANADDETFYPEHGEGFKPQALYFQVFPRWFLRVMTRLMPLIGKDPARWGRNGDINLKELAEVEFPVHVRIDTRPVSEAKMRASAQHASQGGMQMRRGLMGFVSRVFGDREDFMQAYPPVTDGFKRRNDLFDI from the coding sequence ATGACCAAAAAAATCCTGGCAGTTTTGGCGCATCCCGACGACGAGTCATTTGGCTTGGGCGGGACACTGGCTCTGTACGCTCAAAAAGGGTATGACACGTATTATGTCTGTGCCACACGCGGAGAGGCTGGCTCAGCCGACCCGGAATTCTTGAACGGATTCAAGGATACTGCCGAAATGCGCACCGATGAACTGATGCGCGCTGCGAAGGAATTGGGTTTGAAGGAAGTCCACTTTTTGGGCTACCGGGATTCGGGCATGCCGGGTACGGAGGCGAATCATCATCCAGACGCACAGATCAACCATCCGATCGAGGAAGTTGCCGGAAAGGTGGTGAAACACATCCGCGATATCAAACCGGATGTGGTCATCACCTTCGACCCGATTGGCGGATATAAACATCCCGATCATATTCACATTCAGAAAGCCACTGTATTGGCATTTGCCAATGCCGACGATGAGACCTTTTACCCGGAACACGGCGAAGGCTTCAAACCACAGGCATTGTATTTTCAGGTGTTTCCGCGCTGGTTCTTGCGCGTCATGACCCGCCTCATGCCGTTGATCGGCAAGGACCCGGCTAGATGGGGGCGCAATGGGGATATCAATTTGAAGGAGCTGGCGGAGGTGGAATTCCCCGTACATGTGCGCATCGATACCCGCCCTGTGTCTGAAGCGAAGATGCGAGCCAGCGCCCAGCATGCTTCCCAGGGCGGCATGCAGATGCGCCGCGGGTTGATGGGGTTCGTAAGCCGGGTATTTGGAGATCGCGAGGATTTTATGCAAGCCTATCCGCCGGTCACAGATGGTTTCAAGCGCAGGAACGATTTGTTCGATATTTAG